The Phyllopteryx taeniolatus isolate TA_2022b chromosome 7, UOR_Ptae_1.2, whole genome shotgun sequence genome has a segment encoding these proteins:
- the ube3a gene encoding ubiquitin-protein ligase E3A isoform X1, producing MSRSAAKNLIERYFRQLTDGCGNDDCDNEFCASRRRFRPLDKNAAAVRALELYKVNAKLCDLKTSRTESDLQLLDLKEDFGDIHYLTENTVCMILSVCEEERDYSSLIRVLGRVFSNANALIKSFRKDNPESSEPEDGASHQPGTSLEVTVDIDSVRRFYKRLRTIEQAESALVNALVYLTPNVELDLEYLEAYETVPDYLNIFVILMENGNLHSPEYLDLALPQLCKAMSKLPVAALSRLCELWSKYELPHIRRIMETFQQLITYTVVTREYDGEHLVNDDDTVVAACKCLKVVFYASLVGGDVDTEHDDDDGGDDDGEAADSDELSLHELLGEERLYKKGPEVDLLEKEIGVRPIDSRKPLIPFEDFVNESLSEVVEMDKDFTFFKVDAETKFSFQTCPFVLNVFTKNQGLYYDNRIRMYSERRLTALYGMVRGQQSSPYLKLKVRRDHIMDDALVRLEMISMENPSDLKKQLFVEFEGEQGVDEGGVSKEFFQLVLEEIFNPDIGMFTYDDDTKLFWFNSSSLENEAQYTLVGIVLGLAIYNNCILDVHFPMVVYRKLMGKKGTFLDLPDSHPVLYQSLKELLHYSGDVEADMALTFQISHTDLFGNPVLYGLKEKAEDIPVSGENRQEFVDLYTDYILNTSVGRQFCAFKKGFLMVTSESPMKYLFRPEEVELLICGSRGFLANAAFVRRGTEEAVPSVHHRDGQSAGGRARQAQNDHRQKRLGQRQAADVAHLLQRAAASGIFLQGEAARETPQGHHLRPRLRNAVTQPPTRFYFGASNQECLYRYCKAVPPEFIHQASQRWNFLFSRCVCFLFCFCLQKNCGSALEGVTGNDPLLNHTP from the exons AT GAGCAGATCAGCAGCAAAGAATCTCATCGAGCGCTACTTTCGGCAGTTAACCGACGGATGTGGTAATGACGACTGTGACAATGAGTTCTGCGCCTCGCGTCGCCGCTTCCGACCGCTGGATAAAAACGCGGCGGCGGTCCGAGCGCTGGAGCTGTATAAGGTCAATGCCAAACTCTGCGATCTCAAGACGTCACGGACAGAATCTGACCTTCAGCTTCTGGATCTCAAGGAGGACTTCGGAG ACATCCATTACCTCACAGAGAACACCGTTTGTATGATTCTGAGTGTTTGCGAAGAGGAAAGGGACTACTCCTCCCTCATCCGCGTCCTCGGCCGGGTGTTCTCCAATGCCAACGCCCTGATCAAAAGTTTCCGTAAAGACAACCCCGAATCTTCCGAGCCGGAAGACGGGGCCTCGCATCAGCCGGGCACCTCCCTTGAGGTCACCGTCGACATTGACTCGGTGCGGCGTTTCTACAAGCGACTCCGGACCATCGAGCAGGCCGAGTCGGCTCTGGTCAACGCTCTCGTCTACCTCACTCCCAACGTGGAGCTGGACCTGGAGTACCTGGAAGCGTACGAGACCGTCCCGGACTACCTAAACATCTTCGTCATCCTGATGGAGAACGGCAACCTCCACAGCCCGGAGTACTTGGATCTGGCGCTGCCGCAGTTGTGCAAGGCCATGAGCAAGCTTCCGGTGGCCGCCCTCAGCCGGCTGTGCGAGCTGTGGTCAAAGTACGAGCTCCCGCACATCCGCCGCATTATGGAGACCTTCCAGCAACTCATCACCTACACCGTGGTCACCCGGGAATACGACGGCGAGCACCTGGTCAACGACGACGACACGGTGGTGGCCGCCTGCAAGTGTCTGAAGGTGGTCTTCTACGCCAGTCTGGTGGGAGGCGACGTGGACACGGagcacgacgacgacgacggcggcgaCGACGACGGTGAGGCGGCCGACTCGGACGAGCTCAGCCTACATGAGCTTCTGGGCGAGGAGCGTCTCTACAAGAAGGGTCCTGAGGTGGACCTACTGGAGAAAGAAATAGGGGTCCGGCCAATCGACAGCAGGAAGCCCCTCATCCCGTTTGAGGACTTCGTCAATGAGTCCCTGAGCGAGGTGGTAGAGATGGACAAGGACTTCACCTTCTTCAAGGTGGATGCGGAAACCAAGTTTTCGTTCCAGACCTGCCCCTTTGTCCTCAATGTGTTCACCAAGAACCAGGGGCTGTACTACGACAACCGGATTAGGATGTACAGCGAGCGGCGCCTCACCGCCCTCTACGGCATGGTGCGGGGACAGCAGTCCAGCCCCTACCTCAAGCTCAAAGTGAGGCGGGATCACATCATGGATGACGCCCTCGTCAGG CTGGAGATGATCTCTATGGAGAATCCGTCCGACCTGAAGAAGCAACTCTTTGTCGAGTTCGAGGGTGAGCAAGGCGTGGACGAAGGCGGCGTTTCTAAGGAGTTCTTCCAGTTGGTCCTGGAAGAAATTTTCAATCCCGACATCG GAATGTTCACCTACGACGATGACACCAAGCTCTTTTGGTTCAACTCGTCCTCCCTGGAGAACGAAGCCCAGTACACGCTGGTGGGCATCGTGCTTGGCCTCGCCATCTACAACAACTGCATCCTGGATGTGCACTTCCCCATGGTGGTCTACAGGAAGCTCATGGGCAAGAAGGGCACCTTCTTGGACCTCCCCGACTCGCATCCA GTTCTCTACCAGAGTCTGAAGGAGCTGCTGCACTACAGTGGAGACGTGGAGGCGGACATGGCGCTCACCTTCCAGATCTCCCACACCGACCTTTTCGGAAACCCCGTGTTGTACGGCCTGAAGGAGAAGGCAGAAGACATTCCTGTTTCCGGGGAGAACAGACAG GAGTTTGTGGACCTGTACACTGACTACATCCTGAACACAAGCGTGGGGAGGCAGTTCTGCGCGTTCAAGAAAGGTTTCCTCATGGTCACCAGTGAGTCCCCGATGAAATACTTGTTCAGGCCCGAGGAAGTAGAGCTGCTTATCTGTGGAAGCAGG GGATTTTTGGCAAACGCTGCATTCGTTCGGAGAGGAACAGAAGAGGCTGTTCCTTCAGTTCACCACCGGGACGGACAGAGCGCCGGTGGGCGGGCTCGGCAAGCTCAAAATGATCATCGCCAAAAACGGCTCGGACAGCGACAG GCTGCCGACGTCGCACACCTGCTTCAACGTGCTGCTGCTTCCGGAATATTCCTCCAAGGAGAAGCTGCGCGAGAGACTCCTCAAGGCCATCACTTACGCCCAAGGCTTCGGAATGCTGTGACGCAGCCGCCGACGAGGTTTTATTTTGGGGCTAGCAACCAAGAATGCCTTTACCGCTACTGCAAAGCTGTGCCTCCAGAATTCATTCACCAAGCCTCACAACGGTGgaactttttgttttccaggtgtgtgtgttttttgttttgtttttgtttgcaaaaaaactGTGGAAGTGCACTTGAAGGTGTGACAGGAAATGACCCTTTGCTAAACCACACCCCCTAA
- the ube3a gene encoding ubiquitin-protein ligase E3A isoform X2: MSRSAAKNLIERYFRQLTDGCGNDDCDNEFCASRRRFRPLDKNAAAVRALELYKVNAKLCDLKTSRTESDLQLLDLKEDFGDIHYLTENTVCMILSVCEEERDYSSLIRVLGRVFSNANALIKSFRKDNPESSEPEDGASHQPGTSLEVTVDIDSVRRFYKRLRTIEQAESALVNALVYLTPNVELDLEYLEAYETVPDYLNIFVILMENGNLHSPEYLDLALPQLCKAMSKLPVAALSRLCELWSKYELPHIRRIMETFQQLITYTVVTREYDGEHLVNDDDTVVAACKCLKVVFYASLVGGDVDTEHDDDDGGDDDGEAADSDELSLHELLGEERLYKKGPEVDLLEKEIGVRPIDSRKPLIPFEDFVNESLSEVVEMDKDFTFFKVDAETKFSFQTCPFVLNVFTKNQGLYYDNRIRMYSERRLTALYGMVRGQQSSPYLKLKVRRDHIMDDALVRLEMISMENPSDLKKQLFVEFEGEQGVDEGGVSKEFFQLVLEEIFNPDIGMFTYDDDTKLFWFNSSSLENEAQYTLVGIVLGLAIYNNCILDVHFPMVVYRKLMGKKGTFLDLPDSHPVLYQSLKELLHYSGDVEADMALTFQISHTDLFGNPVLYGLKEKAEDIPVSGENRQEFVDLYTDYILNTSVGRQFCAFKKGFLMVTSESPMKYLFRPEEVELLICGSRGFLANAAFVRRGTEEAVPSVHHRDGQSAGGRARQAQNDHRQKRLGQRQAADVAHLLQRAAASGIFLQGEAARETPQGHHLRPRLRNAVTQPPTRFYFGASNQECLYRYCKAVPPEFIHQASQRWNFLFSSLRRHWCARLLQPGPGIWCQSEPRNEK, translated from the exons AT GAGCAGATCAGCAGCAAAGAATCTCATCGAGCGCTACTTTCGGCAGTTAACCGACGGATGTGGTAATGACGACTGTGACAATGAGTTCTGCGCCTCGCGTCGCCGCTTCCGACCGCTGGATAAAAACGCGGCGGCGGTCCGAGCGCTGGAGCTGTATAAGGTCAATGCCAAACTCTGCGATCTCAAGACGTCACGGACAGAATCTGACCTTCAGCTTCTGGATCTCAAGGAGGACTTCGGAG ACATCCATTACCTCACAGAGAACACCGTTTGTATGATTCTGAGTGTTTGCGAAGAGGAAAGGGACTACTCCTCCCTCATCCGCGTCCTCGGCCGGGTGTTCTCCAATGCCAACGCCCTGATCAAAAGTTTCCGTAAAGACAACCCCGAATCTTCCGAGCCGGAAGACGGGGCCTCGCATCAGCCGGGCACCTCCCTTGAGGTCACCGTCGACATTGACTCGGTGCGGCGTTTCTACAAGCGACTCCGGACCATCGAGCAGGCCGAGTCGGCTCTGGTCAACGCTCTCGTCTACCTCACTCCCAACGTGGAGCTGGACCTGGAGTACCTGGAAGCGTACGAGACCGTCCCGGACTACCTAAACATCTTCGTCATCCTGATGGAGAACGGCAACCTCCACAGCCCGGAGTACTTGGATCTGGCGCTGCCGCAGTTGTGCAAGGCCATGAGCAAGCTTCCGGTGGCCGCCCTCAGCCGGCTGTGCGAGCTGTGGTCAAAGTACGAGCTCCCGCACATCCGCCGCATTATGGAGACCTTCCAGCAACTCATCACCTACACCGTGGTCACCCGGGAATACGACGGCGAGCACCTGGTCAACGACGACGACACGGTGGTGGCCGCCTGCAAGTGTCTGAAGGTGGTCTTCTACGCCAGTCTGGTGGGAGGCGACGTGGACACGGagcacgacgacgacgacggcggcgaCGACGACGGTGAGGCGGCCGACTCGGACGAGCTCAGCCTACATGAGCTTCTGGGCGAGGAGCGTCTCTACAAGAAGGGTCCTGAGGTGGACCTACTGGAGAAAGAAATAGGGGTCCGGCCAATCGACAGCAGGAAGCCCCTCATCCCGTTTGAGGACTTCGTCAATGAGTCCCTGAGCGAGGTGGTAGAGATGGACAAGGACTTCACCTTCTTCAAGGTGGATGCGGAAACCAAGTTTTCGTTCCAGACCTGCCCCTTTGTCCTCAATGTGTTCACCAAGAACCAGGGGCTGTACTACGACAACCGGATTAGGATGTACAGCGAGCGGCGCCTCACCGCCCTCTACGGCATGGTGCGGGGACAGCAGTCCAGCCCCTACCTCAAGCTCAAAGTGAGGCGGGATCACATCATGGATGACGCCCTCGTCAGG CTGGAGATGATCTCTATGGAGAATCCGTCCGACCTGAAGAAGCAACTCTTTGTCGAGTTCGAGGGTGAGCAAGGCGTGGACGAAGGCGGCGTTTCTAAGGAGTTCTTCCAGTTGGTCCTGGAAGAAATTTTCAATCCCGACATCG GAATGTTCACCTACGACGATGACACCAAGCTCTTTTGGTTCAACTCGTCCTCCCTGGAGAACGAAGCCCAGTACACGCTGGTGGGCATCGTGCTTGGCCTCGCCATCTACAACAACTGCATCCTGGATGTGCACTTCCCCATGGTGGTCTACAGGAAGCTCATGGGCAAGAAGGGCACCTTCTTGGACCTCCCCGACTCGCATCCA GTTCTCTACCAGAGTCTGAAGGAGCTGCTGCACTACAGTGGAGACGTGGAGGCGGACATGGCGCTCACCTTCCAGATCTCCCACACCGACCTTTTCGGAAACCCCGTGTTGTACGGCCTGAAGGAGAAGGCAGAAGACATTCCTGTTTCCGGGGAGAACAGACAG GAGTTTGTGGACCTGTACACTGACTACATCCTGAACACAAGCGTGGGGAGGCAGTTCTGCGCGTTCAAGAAAGGTTTCCTCATGGTCACCAGTGAGTCCCCGATGAAATACTTGTTCAGGCCCGAGGAAGTAGAGCTGCTTATCTGTGGAAGCAGG GGATTTTTGGCAAACGCTGCATTCGTTCGGAGAGGAACAGAAGAGGCTGTTCCTTCAGTTCACCACCGGGACGGACAGAGCGCCGGTGGGCGGGCTCGGCAAGCTCAAAATGATCATCGCCAAAAACGGCTCGGACAGCGACAG GCTGCCGACGTCGCACACCTGCTTCAACGTGCTGCTGCTTCCGGAATATTCCTCCAAGGAGAAGCTGCGCGAGAGACTCCTCAAGGCCATCACTTACGCCCAAGGCTTCGGAATGCTGTGACGCAGCCGCCGACGAGGTTTTATTTTGGGGCTAGCAACCAAGAATGCCTTTACCGCTACTGCAAAGCTGTGCCTCCAGAATTCATTCACCAAGCCTCACAACGGTGgaactttttgttttccag ccTCCGTCGTCATTGGTGCGCGAGACTGCTGCAGCCGGGTCCAGGTATCTGGTGTCAATCAGAACCGAGAAACGAAAAGTGA
- the ube3a gene encoding ubiquitin-protein ligase E3A isoform X3, protein MSRSAAKNLIERYFRQLTDGCGNDDCDNEFCASRRRFRPLDKNAAAVRALELYKVNAKLCDLKTSRTESDLQLLDLKEDFGDIHYLTENTVCMILSVCEEERDYSSLIRVLGRVFSNANALIKSFRKDNPESSEPEDGASHQPGTSLEVTVDIDSVRRFYKRLRTIEQAESALVNALVYLTPNVELDLEYLEAYETVPDYLNIFVILMENGNLHSPEYLDLALPQLCKAMSKLPVAALSRLCELWSKYELPHIRRIMETFQQLITYTVVTREYDGEHLVNDDDTVVAACKCLKVVFYASLVGGDVDTEHDDDDGGDDDGEAADSDELSLHELLGEERLYKKGPEVDLLEKEIGVRPIDSRKPLIPFEDFVNESLSEVVEMDKDFTFFKVDAETKFSFQTCPFVLNVFTKNQGLYYDNRIRMYSERRLTALYGMVRGQQSSPYLKLKVRRDHIMDDALVRLEMISMENPSDLKKQLFVEFEGEQGVDEGGVSKEFFQLVLEEIFNPDIGMFTYDDDTKLFWFNSSSLENEAQYTLVGIVLGLAIYNNCILDVHFPMVVYRKLMGKKGTFLDLPDSHPVLYQSLKELLHYSGDVEADMALTFQISHTDLFGNPVLYGLKEKAEDIPVSGENRQEFVDLYTDYILNTSVGRQFCAFKKGFLMVTSESPMKYLFRPEEVELLICGSRVRMHTFYNATLFVCLFVCCRCFLQPTFLVVKQKLDFEALEKTVEYDGGYSKDTQMIKDFWQTLHSFGEEQKRLFLQFTTGTDRAPVGGLGKLKMIIAKNGSDSDRLPTSHTCFNVLLLPEYSSKEKLRERLLKAITYAQGFGML, encoded by the exons AT GAGCAGATCAGCAGCAAAGAATCTCATCGAGCGCTACTTTCGGCAGTTAACCGACGGATGTGGTAATGACGACTGTGACAATGAGTTCTGCGCCTCGCGTCGCCGCTTCCGACCGCTGGATAAAAACGCGGCGGCGGTCCGAGCGCTGGAGCTGTATAAGGTCAATGCCAAACTCTGCGATCTCAAGACGTCACGGACAGAATCTGACCTTCAGCTTCTGGATCTCAAGGAGGACTTCGGAG ACATCCATTACCTCACAGAGAACACCGTTTGTATGATTCTGAGTGTTTGCGAAGAGGAAAGGGACTACTCCTCCCTCATCCGCGTCCTCGGCCGGGTGTTCTCCAATGCCAACGCCCTGATCAAAAGTTTCCGTAAAGACAACCCCGAATCTTCCGAGCCGGAAGACGGGGCCTCGCATCAGCCGGGCACCTCCCTTGAGGTCACCGTCGACATTGACTCGGTGCGGCGTTTCTACAAGCGACTCCGGACCATCGAGCAGGCCGAGTCGGCTCTGGTCAACGCTCTCGTCTACCTCACTCCCAACGTGGAGCTGGACCTGGAGTACCTGGAAGCGTACGAGACCGTCCCGGACTACCTAAACATCTTCGTCATCCTGATGGAGAACGGCAACCTCCACAGCCCGGAGTACTTGGATCTGGCGCTGCCGCAGTTGTGCAAGGCCATGAGCAAGCTTCCGGTGGCCGCCCTCAGCCGGCTGTGCGAGCTGTGGTCAAAGTACGAGCTCCCGCACATCCGCCGCATTATGGAGACCTTCCAGCAACTCATCACCTACACCGTGGTCACCCGGGAATACGACGGCGAGCACCTGGTCAACGACGACGACACGGTGGTGGCCGCCTGCAAGTGTCTGAAGGTGGTCTTCTACGCCAGTCTGGTGGGAGGCGACGTGGACACGGagcacgacgacgacgacggcggcgaCGACGACGGTGAGGCGGCCGACTCGGACGAGCTCAGCCTACATGAGCTTCTGGGCGAGGAGCGTCTCTACAAGAAGGGTCCTGAGGTGGACCTACTGGAGAAAGAAATAGGGGTCCGGCCAATCGACAGCAGGAAGCCCCTCATCCCGTTTGAGGACTTCGTCAATGAGTCCCTGAGCGAGGTGGTAGAGATGGACAAGGACTTCACCTTCTTCAAGGTGGATGCGGAAACCAAGTTTTCGTTCCAGACCTGCCCCTTTGTCCTCAATGTGTTCACCAAGAACCAGGGGCTGTACTACGACAACCGGATTAGGATGTACAGCGAGCGGCGCCTCACCGCCCTCTACGGCATGGTGCGGGGACAGCAGTCCAGCCCCTACCTCAAGCTCAAAGTGAGGCGGGATCACATCATGGATGACGCCCTCGTCAGG CTGGAGATGATCTCTATGGAGAATCCGTCCGACCTGAAGAAGCAACTCTTTGTCGAGTTCGAGGGTGAGCAAGGCGTGGACGAAGGCGGCGTTTCTAAGGAGTTCTTCCAGTTGGTCCTGGAAGAAATTTTCAATCCCGACATCG GAATGTTCACCTACGACGATGACACCAAGCTCTTTTGGTTCAACTCGTCCTCCCTGGAGAACGAAGCCCAGTACACGCTGGTGGGCATCGTGCTTGGCCTCGCCATCTACAACAACTGCATCCTGGATGTGCACTTCCCCATGGTGGTCTACAGGAAGCTCATGGGCAAGAAGGGCACCTTCTTGGACCTCCCCGACTCGCATCCA GTTCTCTACCAGAGTCTGAAGGAGCTGCTGCACTACAGTGGAGACGTGGAGGCGGACATGGCGCTCACCTTCCAGATCTCCCACACCGACCTTTTCGGAAACCCCGTGTTGTACGGCCTGAAGGAGAAGGCAGAAGACATTCCTGTTTCCGGGGAGAACAGACAG GAGTTTGTGGACCTGTACACTGACTACATCCTGAACACAAGCGTGGGGAGGCAGTTCTGCGCGTTCAAGAAAGGTTTCCTCATGGTCACCAGTGAGTCCCCGATGAAATACTTGTTCAGGCCCGAGGAAGTAGAGCTGCTTATCTGTGGAAGCAGGGTGAGAATGCACACGTTTTATAATGcaacattgtttgtttgtttgtttgtttgttgtcgtTGTTTTCTTCAACCCACTTTTCTTGTGGTCAAACAGAAACTTGACTTTGAGGCCCTGGAGAAGACGGTAGAATACGATGGAGGTTATAGCAAAGATACACAAATGATCAA GGATTTTTGGCAAACGCTGCATTCGTTCGGAGAGGAACAGAAGAGGCTGTTCCTTCAGTTCACCACCGGGACGGACAGAGCGCCGGTGGGCGGGCTCGGCAAGCTCAAAATGATCATCGCCAAAAACGGCTCGGACAGCGACAG GCTGCCGACGTCGCACACCTGCTTCAACGTGCTGCTGCTTCCGGAATATTCCTCCAAGGAGAAGCTGCGCGAGAGACTCCTCAAGGCCATCACTTACGCCCAAGGCTTCGGAATGCTGTGA
- the ube3a gene encoding ubiquitin-protein ligase E3A isoform X4 — MSRSAAKNLIERYFRQLTDGCGNDDCDNEFCASRRRFRPLDKNAAAVRALELYKVNAKLCDLKTSRTESDLQLLDLKEDFGDIHYLTENTVCMILSVCEEERDYSSLIRVLGRVFSNANALIKSFRKDNPESSEPEDGASHQPGTSLEVTVDIDSVRRFYKRLRTIEQAESALVNALVYLTPNVELDLEYLEAYETVPDYLNIFVILMENGNLHSPEYLDLALPQLCKAMSKLPVAALSRLCELWSKYELPHIRRIMETFQQLITYTVVTREYDGEHLVNDDDTVVAACKCLKVVFYASLVGGDVDTEHDDDDGGDDDGEAADSDELSLHELLGEERLYKKGPEVDLLEKEIGVRPIDSRKPLIPFEDFVNESLSEVVEMDKDFTFFKVDAETKFSFQTCPFVLNVFTKNQGLYYDNRIRMYSERRLTALYGMVRGQQSSPYLKLKVRRDHIMDDALVRLEMISMENPSDLKKQLFVEFEGEQGVDEGGVSKEFFQLVLEEIFNPDIGMFTYDDDTKLFWFNSSSLENEAQYTLVGIVLGLAIYNNCILDVHFPMVVYRKLMGKKGTFLDLPDSHPVLYQSLKELLHYSGDVEADMALTFQISHTDLFGNPVLYGLKEKAEDIPVSGENRQEFVDLYTDYILNTSVGRQFCAFKKGFLMVTSESPMKYLFRPEEVELLICGSRKLDFEALEKTVEYDGGYSKDTQMIKDFWQTLHSFGEEQKRLFLQFTTGTDRAPVGGLGKLKMIIAKNGSDSDRLPTSHTCFNVLLLPEYSSKEKLRERLLKAITYAQGFGML, encoded by the exons AT GAGCAGATCAGCAGCAAAGAATCTCATCGAGCGCTACTTTCGGCAGTTAACCGACGGATGTGGTAATGACGACTGTGACAATGAGTTCTGCGCCTCGCGTCGCCGCTTCCGACCGCTGGATAAAAACGCGGCGGCGGTCCGAGCGCTGGAGCTGTATAAGGTCAATGCCAAACTCTGCGATCTCAAGACGTCACGGACAGAATCTGACCTTCAGCTTCTGGATCTCAAGGAGGACTTCGGAG ACATCCATTACCTCACAGAGAACACCGTTTGTATGATTCTGAGTGTTTGCGAAGAGGAAAGGGACTACTCCTCCCTCATCCGCGTCCTCGGCCGGGTGTTCTCCAATGCCAACGCCCTGATCAAAAGTTTCCGTAAAGACAACCCCGAATCTTCCGAGCCGGAAGACGGGGCCTCGCATCAGCCGGGCACCTCCCTTGAGGTCACCGTCGACATTGACTCGGTGCGGCGTTTCTACAAGCGACTCCGGACCATCGAGCAGGCCGAGTCGGCTCTGGTCAACGCTCTCGTCTACCTCACTCCCAACGTGGAGCTGGACCTGGAGTACCTGGAAGCGTACGAGACCGTCCCGGACTACCTAAACATCTTCGTCATCCTGATGGAGAACGGCAACCTCCACAGCCCGGAGTACTTGGATCTGGCGCTGCCGCAGTTGTGCAAGGCCATGAGCAAGCTTCCGGTGGCCGCCCTCAGCCGGCTGTGCGAGCTGTGGTCAAAGTACGAGCTCCCGCACATCCGCCGCATTATGGAGACCTTCCAGCAACTCATCACCTACACCGTGGTCACCCGGGAATACGACGGCGAGCACCTGGTCAACGACGACGACACGGTGGTGGCCGCCTGCAAGTGTCTGAAGGTGGTCTTCTACGCCAGTCTGGTGGGAGGCGACGTGGACACGGagcacgacgacgacgacggcggcgaCGACGACGGTGAGGCGGCCGACTCGGACGAGCTCAGCCTACATGAGCTTCTGGGCGAGGAGCGTCTCTACAAGAAGGGTCCTGAGGTGGACCTACTGGAGAAAGAAATAGGGGTCCGGCCAATCGACAGCAGGAAGCCCCTCATCCCGTTTGAGGACTTCGTCAATGAGTCCCTGAGCGAGGTGGTAGAGATGGACAAGGACTTCACCTTCTTCAAGGTGGATGCGGAAACCAAGTTTTCGTTCCAGACCTGCCCCTTTGTCCTCAATGTGTTCACCAAGAACCAGGGGCTGTACTACGACAACCGGATTAGGATGTACAGCGAGCGGCGCCTCACCGCCCTCTACGGCATGGTGCGGGGACAGCAGTCCAGCCCCTACCTCAAGCTCAAAGTGAGGCGGGATCACATCATGGATGACGCCCTCGTCAGG CTGGAGATGATCTCTATGGAGAATCCGTCCGACCTGAAGAAGCAACTCTTTGTCGAGTTCGAGGGTGAGCAAGGCGTGGACGAAGGCGGCGTTTCTAAGGAGTTCTTCCAGTTGGTCCTGGAAGAAATTTTCAATCCCGACATCG GAATGTTCACCTACGACGATGACACCAAGCTCTTTTGGTTCAACTCGTCCTCCCTGGAGAACGAAGCCCAGTACACGCTGGTGGGCATCGTGCTTGGCCTCGCCATCTACAACAACTGCATCCTGGATGTGCACTTCCCCATGGTGGTCTACAGGAAGCTCATGGGCAAGAAGGGCACCTTCTTGGACCTCCCCGACTCGCATCCA GTTCTCTACCAGAGTCTGAAGGAGCTGCTGCACTACAGTGGAGACGTGGAGGCGGACATGGCGCTCACCTTCCAGATCTCCCACACCGACCTTTTCGGAAACCCCGTGTTGTACGGCCTGAAGGAGAAGGCAGAAGACATTCCTGTTTCCGGGGAGAACAGACAG GAGTTTGTGGACCTGTACACTGACTACATCCTGAACACAAGCGTGGGGAGGCAGTTCTGCGCGTTCAAGAAAGGTTTCCTCATGGTCACCAGTGAGTCCCCGATGAAATACTTGTTCAGGCCCGAGGAAGTAGAGCTGCTTATCTGTGGAAGCAGG AAACTTGACTTTGAGGCCCTGGAGAAGACGGTAGAATACGATGGAGGTTATAGCAAAGATACACAAATGATCAA GGATTTTTGGCAAACGCTGCATTCGTTCGGAGAGGAACAGAAGAGGCTGTTCCTTCAGTTCACCACCGGGACGGACAGAGCGCCGGTGGGCGGGCTCGGCAAGCTCAAAATGATCATCGCCAAAAACGGCTCGGACAGCGACAG GCTGCCGACGTCGCACACCTGCTTCAACGTGCTGCTGCTTCCGGAATATTCCTCCAAGGAGAAGCTGCGCGAGAGACTCCTCAAGGCCATCACTTACGCCCAAGGCTTCGGAATGCTGTGA